One part of the Glycine max cultivar Williams 82 chromosome 14, Glycine_max_v4.0, whole genome shotgun sequence genome encodes these proteins:
- the LOC100818097 gene encoding uncharacterized protein, with protein sequence MDPVKYIFEKPALTRRIARWQVLLFKFDIVCVTQKAIKGSALADYLAQQPLNDYQPMHSEFLDEDIMALFEEKLEDKDRAKYEACTLGIQATIDFNVKLLKVYGDSALVIHQLRREWETRDHKLIPYQTYIKKLAEFFDDVSFHHVPREKNQMADAFATLTSMF encoded by the exons atggacccagtcAAGTATATTTTCGAGAAGCCCGCTCTTACGAGGCGGATCGCTCGGTGGCAAGTTTTGCTATTTAAGTTTGACATCGTCtgtgtcacccaaaaggcgataaagggaagtgccttggcAGACTATTTAGCTCAGCAACCTCTCAATGATTACCAGCCCATGCATTCGGAGTTTCTAGATGAAGACATTATGGCCTTGTTCGAAGAGAAGTTAGAGGATAAGGACAGGG CCAAATATGAGGCATGCACCCTCGGGATCCAAGCGACAATTGACTTCAATGTCAAGTTGCTCAAAGTGTACGGAGACTCCGCcttggtgattcaccagctgaggAGAGAATGGGAGACAAGGGATCATAAGCTGATACCATATCAAACTTACATCAAGAAGTTGGCTGAGTTCTTCGATGATGTCTCTTTCCACCATGTTCCCAGAGagaagaatcaaatggctgatgcatttgCCACTCTAACATCCATGTTCTAG